One genomic window of Streptomonospora nanhaiensis includes the following:
- a CDS encoding 4-(cytidine 5'-diphospho)-2-C-methyl-D-erythritol kinase: protein MRVPAKVNLQLAVGPAREDGYHDLVNVFHAVALFDEVTVTGADSRAEGACAGLGVEDATGGGLAGHVARVPVDGTNLAARAAELVAEACGGPGAVAPVRLLLRKAIPVAGGMAGGSADAAAALVACNAWWDAGLTREDLLALAARLGSDVAFPLLGGTAVGTGRGEVLTPVESPGRYHWVFALAEGGLSTPEVFAAYDRLRPEAPAPAGDPELMAALAAGDARRLGAALSNDLQPAALELRPELGAVLECGRAAGALGAFVSGSGPTCAFLAASADHAAAVAGALEESGRCERAVTAHGDVPGATLL, encoded by the coding sequence GTGCGGGTCCCCGCGAAGGTGAACCTTCAGTTGGCGGTGGGGCCGGCGCGCGAAGATGGATACCACGATCTGGTCAATGTCTTCCACGCTGTAGCGCTGTTCGACGAGGTTACCGTTACCGGCGCGGACTCGCGCGCAGAAGGCGCGTGCGCCGGGCTCGGTGTCGAGGACGCCACCGGCGGCGGTCTGGCCGGGCACGTGGCCCGGGTGCCCGTGGACGGCACCAACCTCGCGGCGCGCGCCGCCGAGCTGGTGGCCGAAGCCTGCGGCGGGCCGGGCGCGGTGGCGCCGGTACGGCTGCTGCTGCGCAAGGCGATCCCGGTCGCCGGGGGCATGGCCGGGGGCAGTGCCGACGCCGCCGCCGCGCTGGTGGCGTGCAACGCCTGGTGGGACGCCGGGCTCACGCGCGAGGACCTGCTGGCGCTCGCCGCCCGGCTGGGCAGCGACGTCGCGTTCCCGCTGCTGGGCGGCACGGCCGTGGGCACCGGGCGCGGCGAGGTGCTGACCCCCGTGGAGAGCCCGGGGCGCTACCACTGGGTGTTCGCGCTGGCCGAGGGCGGGCTGTCCACGCCCGAGGTGTTCGCCGCCTACGACCGGCTGCGGCCCGAGGCGCCGGCCCCGGCGGGCGACCCCGAGCTGATGGCCGCGCTGGCGGCGGGCGACGCCCGCCGGCTGGGCGCGGCGCTGAGTAACGACCTGCAGCCCGCCGCGCTGGAGCTGCGCCCCGAACTGGGCGCGGTGCTGGAGTGCGGGCGCGCGGCGGGCGCACTGGGCGCGTTCGTGTCGGGCTCGGGCCCCACGTGCGCGTTCCTGGCGGCCTCCGCCGACCACGCGGCGGCCGTTGCCGGGGCCCTGGAGGAGTCGGGCCGCTGCGAGCGCGCGGTGACCGCCCACGGCGACGTCCCCGGCGCGACCCTGCTGTAG
- the soxR gene encoding redox-sensitive transcriptional activator SoxR, translated as MSHLPVRLTIGQLAERSGVPPTTLRFYEERGLITAERTPGNQRRYHRNTLRRLAFVSAAQRVGLTLNQIHEALATLPDNRTPTVEDWARLSEQWQAELDTRIDALQRLRDRLASCIGCGCLSLKSCNLQNADDELAAAGPGAPLLKPAREGGI; from the coding sequence ATGTCTCACCTGCCCGTACGCCTCACGATCGGACAGCTCGCCGAGCGCAGCGGGGTGCCGCCCACCACACTGCGCTTCTACGAGGAGCGCGGCCTGATCACCGCCGAGCGCACCCCGGGCAACCAGCGCCGCTACCACCGCAACACGCTGCGCCGGCTCGCGTTCGTCTCGGCGGCCCAGCGGGTGGGGCTCACCCTGAACCAGATCCACGAGGCGCTGGCCACCCTGCCCGACAACCGCACGCCCACGGTCGAGGACTGGGCGCGGCTGTCGGAGCAGTGGCAGGCCGAGCTGGACACCCGCATCGACGCCCTCCAGCGGCTGCGCGACCGGCTGGCCTCGTGCATCGGCTGCGGCTGCCTGTCGCTGAAGTCGTGCAACCTGCAGAACGCCGACGACGAACTGGCCGCCGCCGGGCCGGGCGCGCCGCTGCTCAAGCCCGCGCGCGAGGGCGGGATCTAA
- a CDS encoding transketolase family protein has protein sequence MRDTFAETVSAALDTDPRLAVVLADISADRFARAAQRHPDRVINLGIREQLLIGAAGGLALAGMRPVAHTFAPFLIERPFEQVKLDLGHQGVGAVLVSIGASYDGAHYGRTHMAPGDVALLDTLPDWTVHVPGHATEVERLLRDALAGEGNVYVRLTERGNAAARPVGAGLVTVRAGSRRSAGVVVAVGPMLDRVLAATEDLDVTVAYTATVRPFDREGLNRLVAQAGHADVLVVEPYLAGTSAHEVAEALGDRRHRQRSLGVRRDTEVRGYGTPADHDRAHGLDTEGIAKAARDFFLV, from the coding sequence ATGCGCGACACCTTCGCCGAGACCGTCAGCGCCGCGCTGGACACCGACCCCCGGCTGGCGGTCGTGCTCGCCGACATCTCGGCCGACCGCTTCGCCCGCGCGGCCCAGCGCCACCCCGACCGGGTTATCAACCTCGGAATCCGCGAGCAGCTGCTGATCGGCGCCGCCGGCGGGCTGGCCCTGGCCGGCATGCGCCCCGTCGCCCACACCTTCGCGCCCTTCCTCATCGAGCGGCCCTTCGAGCAGGTCAAGCTGGACCTGGGCCACCAGGGCGTCGGCGCCGTGCTGGTGAGCATCGGCGCCTCCTACGACGGCGCCCACTACGGGCGCACCCACATGGCCCCCGGCGACGTCGCGCTGCTGGACACCCTGCCCGACTGGACCGTGCACGTGCCCGGCCACGCCACCGAGGTCGAGCGGCTGCTGCGCGACGCCCTGGCCGGCGAGGGCAACGTCTACGTGCGCCTGACCGAGCGCGGCAACGCCGCCGCCCGGCCCGTGGGCGCGGGCCTGGTCACCGTCCGCGCGGGCTCGCGGCGGTCGGCCGGGGTGGTGGTGGCGGTCGGCCCCATGCTCGACCGGGTGCTGGCGGCCACCGAGGACCTCGACGTCACCGTGGCCTACACCGCCACCGTGCGGCCCTTCGACCGCGAGGGACTGAACCGGCTGGTGGCCCAGGCGGGCCACGCCGACGTCCTCGTGGTCGAGCCCTACCTGGCCGGGACCTCCGCCCACGAGGTCGCCGAAGCGCTGGGCGACCGCCGCCACCGCCAGCGCTCGCTGGGCGTGCGGCGCGACACCGAGGTGCGCGGCTACGGCACCCCCGCCGACCACGACCGCGCCCACGGCCTGGACACCGAGGGGATCGCCAAGGCCGCCCGCGACTTCTTCCTCGTGTGA
- a CDS encoding transketolase — protein MSTAPALTRYADLPALIGLMTGDEKHRIAAESTREVLWVLYDRVLNVSPETADDPDRDRFLLSKGHGPMTYYAVLAAKGFLDVAALRRWAAFDSPLGHHPDRTLVPGAEISSGSLGHGLGLGVGTALGLRAQGRHRPRVVVLLGDGELDEGSNHEAIAAAGRLGLDRLTAVVVDNGSATHGWPGGIGERFAREGWTARTVSGRDQDALYDALTAPHGRRPLAVVARVRPKG, from the coding sequence ATGTCCACCGCACCGGCTCTGACCAGATACGCCGACCTGCCGGCCCTCATCGGTCTGATGACCGGCGACGAGAAGCACCGGATCGCCGCCGAGTCCACCCGCGAGGTCCTGTGGGTGCTCTACGACCGGGTCCTCAACGTCTCGCCCGAGACCGCCGACGACCCCGACCGCGACCGCTTCCTGCTGTCCAAGGGACACGGCCCCATGACCTACTACGCGGTCCTCGCCGCCAAGGGCTTCCTCGACGTCGCGGCCCTGCGCCGCTGGGCCGCCTTCGACTCGCCCCTGGGCCACCACCCCGACCGCACCCTGGTGCCCGGCGCCGAGATCAGCAGCGGCTCCCTGGGCCACGGCCTGGGCCTGGGCGTGGGCACCGCGCTGGGCCTGCGCGCCCAGGGCCGCCACCGCCCGCGCGTCGTCGTGCTCCTGGGCGACGGCGAACTCGACGAGGGCAGCAACCACGAGGCCATCGCCGCCGCCGGGCGGCTGGGCCTGGACCGCCTCACCGCCGTCGTGGTCGACAACGGGTCGGCCACCCACGGCTGGCCCGGCGGGATCGGCGAGCGCTTCGCCCGTGAGGGGTGGACCGCCCGCACCGTCTCCGGCCGCGACCAGGACGCCCTTTACGACGCGCTCACCGCACCGCACGGCCGCCGGCCACTCGCCGTGGTCGCCCGCGTGCGACCGAAGGGATGA